The following proteins are co-located in the Bacteroidales bacterium genome:
- a CDS encoding transposase, with product MPKWNCRNKVIYFVTICTHKRICYFGNVENGKMILSEIGRIASNHWFEIPDHFPFIELINFVVMPNHIHGLLEITRFDQNPIFPIPPGKNESMAEISPKHGSLSSVMRSYKSAVTKSAHECKYQFAWQPRFHDHIVSGPDEFRRIHDYISYNPDNWKGDKNVSS from the coding sequence ATACCAAAATGGAATTGCAGGAATAAGGTGATATATTTTGTTACAATTTGTACCCATAAACGGATCTGTTATTTCGGAAATGTTGAAAATGGCAAAATGATTTTATCCGAAATCGGGCGAATTGCATCCAATCATTGGTTTGAAATACCAGATCATTTCCCGTTTATTGAATTGATCAATTTTGTGGTAATGCCAAATCATATTCATGGGTTGTTGGAAATAACCCGGTTTGATCAAAATCCAATATTTCCCATTCCACCCGGCAAAAATGAATCCATGGCCGAAATATCCCCAAAACACGGTTCATTATCATCGGTCATGCGATCATATAAATCGGCGGTTACAAAATCTGCACACGAATGCAAATATCAATTCGCATGGCAACCCCGTTTTCACGATCATATTGTATCCGGACCTGATGAATTCCGCCGTATACATGATTATATTTCCTATAATCCCGA